In Metopolophium dirhodum isolate CAU chromosome 5, ASM1992520v1, whole genome shotgun sequence, the sequence tCACGCTCTTTGGcctaactaatataattttattgacaattatagaaagaaaaaactaaaaaaattgaaaactgactgtgtccgtaaaaagctcaaaacgagtaaatttattttcaaaattttatcgtatacagaaaatgctaatataaacattcagtgaaattttcaaaacagtcgttcgttttttaattacaataaaataagaaaatcactacattagaaatcgagtgaatatctaatgttgtaaaaatttgatttgaaacgctcataaaaattgaatttgactttcttatagccatttttttttgattaaggttGACAAATttattaggaatcttgtattacattttcaaatcatagatttaaaaatgaaattttttatgattttctaactcaaaataatttgcaaattgttgttatttttacgtaatttgtcaaaatttgtactttaaatgtttataaaaaaattgtgactatggatttttaatttttttcatctgcttttgaaacaaaataCTATGAGCCATCTATTAAATAGTCAAGCTTTATtaaccattaaataaaattttattgatatttatagaaacaaaaactaaaaaatggaaacttaaaatgtccttaaacagctcaaaataagtcaaaatatttggaaaatgtttggtctatagaaaataaatataaatatttctataaaaattaaaaatccatagtcacaattttttttataagcatttaaagttcaaatattgacaaaatatgtaaaattcacgaaaatgtgcaaattaaaattgagttaggaattcataaatttttttctacttaAATCAAAAACCTAAccttaataggtatatataaattactttattctcaataatatcatcaaatatacttaggaATATCAATAGATCcaaggctgacagaccgtcttcgctcagaattctttttcttatacaatgatataaatatataatatcattgaattcaaattcaacaccatAATTTACAGTGAACCACTTGTActatatgcaattattattgtaaccttaatatatttaagtataagcTTCCGCGCTTTACTCTGTCCTTTACTTTATccgatatttttgaatgtttattatgaaaactataacattttctatatgCAGTAGATAGGTAAGTGTCAAAATGAAACTAGAACCAATCAATATGAATTATCATCATAAATCAGTaccagtaatattaatatactcggAAGTCTCTGTGTTAGGAGTGATACGGGGGATGAAATCCCTCCATTTTTGTAgttaacattttgtatacaattgtaaaatattttataaaaatagtatttttcaaACGAGAATGTAGTGTGGTGCCAACCTTTGTaccttattgtaaaaaataacgttaaatattatatataaaaatgtattcaatgaAATCATGGACTCTTCTCGATCCAACCCACAAATCTATACAGACGCTTCCAAAACCAACTAAGGTGTAGTGATCGATATCATAAACGGTGACCAATCCTTATCGTACAAACTACCAGTATCTATACGGCGGAATACTTTGCACTCCTCGAAAGAGTCCATCTAGCCATTCAACTGCCCGATTCAACTATTAACAAATGTACAGATTCGCTCTGTCCTCTTAACCAGACATTTGTTGAATAGATGGCAATGAGAATACCGACAAAGTAGCTCGTGAAACAGTTAATAACCCTCTGAACGAAATACGCACCTACTCATCACTCATTGACATCCATAGGAATGTCAGCACCTATTGTACCAATTTTTGGGAATCCGAATAGCGGCGTAGACCTAATAATAAacaaagataaattaaaaatactaccgTATATTATACTGGCCCAAACCCCATACATCAAATTGCAATGATGTAGTAGTTATCGACAGACTACGTATAGGTCCTTCAAAGATGTCCCATCGGTATCTTATGCGCAGAGAAGAACCTGCAATGTGCGAAACCTGCGGAGAACCTCTCACAGTCAAGCACCTCCTTGGCCCTTGTCTACTGTCGAAACCATATAGATACCAGAAAAAGCCTAATAAGTAGAATTGCCTGACAACCTCTTCGAAGCCCTCAGCCCAACCCAAAACAACACCAACAAAATCATCACATTTCTAAAACTTATTGATATGTACAACTTAATAAATGTAAGGaactataattaactataacttgtattatttataagatgtaactatttttttttcgcaaGTTTATAACCTTAGCAGTTAAGCTGtatcatgaataaaaaaaaaatggtattcaaaatgtatgatttttaatGTGAATTTAGTTTTAcgataggtaatacaattatgtttgttcttatgaatattattattttttcgatgagaaacaagtattttattttttctttaaattggaATACATTACGCGTAAatcttataaactattaaacgtaatttcttacaattttatgtttgtatgaatataaatgataatataaatacaatggcTCTAGTGTTTCTAGTCTTATTTATATAAAGGGATGTTATAATGGTATAATGAATACTattagtaataaactaatacttAAGTGCTAGCATaggttttttaatgttttaaaataaaaatggtatagTGGGTTTAACTTGCCTCCACTGGGGATGTATTTATCCTTTCCTCTCCCCCCTCCACACCATGACACGtgtgtatagttattatatattatcataatatattatatatgacatttttgtaatgtatattatttttaaatacttaatttatgtGTCTTACATTGTATTGtgtatgaaatattaagttaaaataacttactgtatgatgataaaaaaaaatcttgtggGTCCAATAGCTGCATATCGActaaaaacgtaatattttgttataaaatgcaCGGTGATcatttactttaaaaagtttctattaaaacatattttggttGTTATCAAATCGTTTAAAAATGCAAGtgtcaaacaaaattaaaaatacatttttaatagatatacaaataaaacagcggggggacggagtggccgagcggactaaggcgtcggctgcgtagcagccgacccgagttcgacaCCTCGGCTGCGGGCGGTATTTTTCTTCGGGAAAGTCACGGTGgccggagaacaagtgtcgccatcccccacccggggcactgCAGAAActtacgggtgccccattagaaattctgccaaaacacaacacacacgtgtaccaacatacccaatttaaaaacatacagTTCCCTCCctcacacccaatggcctatgtagccgcgggttacccaataaaaaaaaaaaaataaaacagcttATGTCTTATTATTACCTTAATTACCTTTGtaagcagaatattatatttaagtttcaattcattaaaaaatatttatattatttaatttattaacaataataattaatataaatattatagcattaGGAAGATAATGGACGcatgaatgttatttaaaaaaaatataaaaaaatagttattttatttttcaaagtttgcatagtagtattttgaaatttatcttaatacaatttaaaaatttaaaaataccttcTTTCATTTTTCACCTGAGTtcatactttattaataattttgaaagatACTAGAGATCATTTGAagcaaattttaatatagaaaacaatgtttccaaaattaattgaataaacaaatttttataagcaCAATTGATCTATAAGGTTTTacttaaaataggtacttaacttATCATTATAAGCAACGAAAGTGAACATTCTTGAAATTTGTGAAAAATGTCTAAATTATATGATCAagctataaaattattttatatatgtacaaGTACGTGGGTATACTAACAAAGACGAATAGTACTCAAATATCTTGCGTAACAGTTAAAGCCGTCATTATATTTGGTATCTTCAACgcaaaaattatctaaaaaaaaaaataatcaaatataaatgagatacctataatatttagtaatcaCAATATttgtagtaataaaataaaataataataataaaataaatatcgtatTTCAAGACgtaatataaagtaggtataatttttgtatattatgtttatgtactatacatttttttttctgtttaatttcaataaaataaataagcattgttatcaattataattttcaaaggttttttcacatttttttttgtgattttgttgtttttgtgctctttaaaatcatttaaaatatagcctggaaaaaattgttataatgagttttaataacataaagataagatatgtattaatttgttaaatctCTTATTAAAAATCTCTTTTAATTGTATTGCTTATCATTTGGCTAGTTTCATTTGATTCTATCTCTTTTGCGTCTCAACAACTGAGATAGATTTCAATCACCCGgcctttttttcaagattaggttttttttgtatatcattAGCTCATGGTATAGCACGTTCTCTTAACTTTtaagacacaaaaaaacacattaattgtaaaatcaaatattaatacatttgtcaactcagctcagaatctataGCGTCTAATTtcaagacaatattatttaaaacataagaatacaattttgaatatataaaataaaatgtattacgaGGAATTACAGCATAATTTAGGTTGATTGAATTGGACACCTTAAtgattatcataaaaatgtaaaaactataaattaaaatcaatataatgaaAGAAAATTTCGTAATCGTTTGTGTAAGaacaatagtaaaatactaaattgtatcaACTTATAGTTAACTGGTtacgatattttttgttatgtcTTAGATCTAGAACAGTTGTGTAAACTATACAAGCGTTAtatgatatttgtttttttgtaaaccatGTAAAAAAAGGTGGAGGGTTAAAAGACGCAATTGAATAACATTTGTAGGTTTGccaaatcaaaacaaatatttaagtttttactttctGAACGCtccgataaatgtattgattttacaattttctgtttttattttttgtgtctaaatatttttagttagtagaaataattatttggttttcaaCTTCAGTGTTAATTCtgttaggaaagtgaatctagttggtttcTACTTTGAGGAATCAAAAGTAAACAAAAGGAAAACTAGGGAACCCGGTCCCCCTGCCACCATCTTAGCACGGTCCTTCTTGCTAGTTGCTGTGTCACAagtttccaaaaaataaaagtcataGTAGTAGTTTCAAGGTTTGTATAATTTACTCAACTGGTATTGTTATTTGTTcttataacacaaaaaaaaatattatgcaacaagcttacaataagtaaatacaatttattattttacttgaaaCATTATGGTTACTGACGCCCTGGTAATGTATCAGTCGCGTAAAACACCATACTGGTAAAGGGACAGAAAAAGGGTGTAGGTAAATTGAGTCCTAAacaaaattaccgtttttcaaAAGCGGTctcgtatattattagataagttttaaaaattacctatgtacattgtttaatgtacaatattattatcgataatgTATAGCAgccattattatcatttatgatATCGCTATGGATCGGGCAATAACACCTTTAATATTAAGGCACGGGTCGTCAGTTCGATCTCAACGACGCGTCGGTGACAATGCCGGTCAATGTACGCGACGTAATGtaatattcacattattataacaattaaaatagtgtttattatttaaaattattattcaagtattattaataaaatatatcaatcaattatacagtccactagtatttcattagtttttttattcaaattgaaaCTGAGCCGAATCATTGGTCCTTCGAGCCGGATCGTAACGTACGCGTCAATATTATTACACGCATTGTagtattttgaattacaagttCACGGAAGAAGATCAGTAAAAAGCTTCAAGAAAGAAGACAGCATCAGGTGAGTGAGTCTCAATTTAACACGTATTTaaatcagggcttgcatttgaaaaaaaaatattgttttacgttatttacaatcaaaacgttatacaaattttgagtttatcgttattcaaaatttaaacgttattcaacttttgtgtttatcgttattcagaattaaaacgttatacaatttttgcgtttaacgttattcataattaaaacgttatacaatttttgcgtttatcgttatttaatatttaaaagcatttagatacccgttttaaaagtacacaggccgcaattaaaaagtatatgactatgaccttttttggggacataatttccctattctgagttttaagtaggtattgtgtaattttatttatttaattaaatgggttagataacccaattacatattatttacaaaatatagagtacagtgatacagattaaattacaatatacatacatagttcgtaaagaaatggaaacaaaataaatgataaaacagtatgatgataattaatcttaagttataagtgataatgtattattgaatttaataaattgcctaggctctaaggactttattataaaataataaatataaaatatacaattacacaAACACTGACGACTGAACAAATCTGAGCAAACTGATCACcgaacacaatagttgaataacttgaatggtataaattccgaccgtagtacagatagtacagtacaatattatcagagtatcactattattagctattggtaattaaattattctattaataccttcttattaaattttaaaataaatctaatacgggatctcccggataggccggatacgggataaaattaattcttggatcgaataaataattgaataatactaagtattattaaataattggaaattaattattttgtttaatggaatacaatatataccgttttgcgttatgttttgtttaatgatatatcatatattttgttaaacgttacgttttgttttgtgttatttatttatttatgtttatcgtttttcgttataattgcgtttacaaatttcaatcgttttttatcaaatataacgttataatcataacgttattataacgtttgcaagccctgatttaaataaaaagtggcCTCCTATAAGTCTTATTAATTCGTCCTTGACTCAAAATAAATCCGTTAGGGAAATTGTGCTTAAGCctatatccaaaatattatatcatcataacattataaacgGTAGATAGTGGGTAGAGGTCGATCACAATGGCTAGCGATAATAATGAATTAGCAGCATTCGTTCTACGTCGCGGTCAGATCAAAGGGCAGCTTACACGATTTCAAACATTTCTGGATGACCCAAAGTCCAATGTTACAACGCAATTAAGATTACGGGCTGAAAAGATACGTGAAGCATGGAGCGAATTTGAtgccatacaaaataatatagagaTATTAGACGTTAGTAACGAACAGGTACAATATAGGTCCACATCCGAAGACTTATACTATGATTTATTGTCAAAAGTCGACGATAGATTAGAGGGAAATAACGCACTCGCGCAAGGTCGACAATTAATACAGGCTGATCAAAGTGAAAAAACAAGTCacaaattttcatttgtaaaaCTTCAGCCGATCGAAATTCCTACATTCACGGGAAAATTTGATGATTGGGTAACGTTTCATGACATATACTGTGCAAtgatacatacaaataattgtttatcaGATAtccaaaaattttattatttaagaaatgcGTTAGAAGGCGAAGCaactttattaataaaaaatttggaaactTCCTCATCGAACTATGAAAAAGCGTGGAAAATAATTACCACAAGATACAATAATACACGTATGTTAATACAAACGCATACAAAACGTATTTTTGATCTAGAGCCAATCAATAAAGAATCGGcaatcaaattaaaacaattaactgATTCGATAAACGGACATATGCAAGCATTAAAAGCGCTAAACCATGACCTATACAATTGGGGTGCGTTGTTATTACATGTAATTTACACGGAACTTGATACGAACACTATCAAGCAATGGGAAATGGAAACGTCCAGAGAAGAACTACCTAGTGTAGAAATGTTAGTGGAGTTCTTAGGTAAAAGGAATCAAATGTTAGAGTCAGTCGAAAATGCTAGATTACTAACAGGCAAGCAAAACGAATCTAATTATTCACTATCAAAAATCTCAAAAGTTGGAACATCAAAGAAGGGTGCGTCAACATTTTTATCTACATACAAAATGAAATGTTACATGTGTCAACAACCACACCCAATCTACAAATGTACCATATTTCTGGCACTTGACATAGCGTCCAGAATAAAGAAGGtcgatgaattaaaattatgcaaaaattgtttaaaaaaaacagatcaTCATGTAAATTTATGTCCATcgagaaaatgtataaaatgtcaaCAGTTGCATAATTCACTTTTACATAAGGAAACAAATTCAGTTGACGaaaatgtcaatatattatcaaacaatGCATCAGTATCTGCGCATACAGCTAAAGTCAACATTGATAGCGAAGTGTTGTTAGCTAcggcaataattaaaatatcgagtCCCGCTGGCAGGCATTCGCATGGGCGAGTGTTGTTAGACAGCGGATCACAGAGcaattttataacaaacaatttgGTAAACAAACTCGGACTTCAGCGGAAAAAAGTAAACATTCCAATATGCGGTATCAGTGAAacgaataatacaataaaatataaggtaACAGCTGTAATCAACTCATTAAATAACTCGTACTCTACGATAATTGACCTATTAGTGTTATCGAAGATAACGGGCCCATTACCACGAACGTCTATACGCAGTGTGAATGTTCCGAGTGATATGTATATGGCAGACCCGTCGTTTAATTATCCAGGTAATATTGATATACTTATCGGCGGAGACACTTATTGGGACATAATGTGcgctgataaaataaaaatcaatgatggaccatatttacaaaaaacattgTTCGGATGGGTAGCAGTAGGTAAAACGACGAATAATTTAAGTATGACAAGACCAAACACATGCTTGTTAGCAACTcggaatcaatataaaatattagaaggTAAAATCGAAGCGTTCTGGAAAATGGAAGAGGTGTCGTTAAAACGTAATTTCACTGACGAAGAAAATACATGCTCCAAACATTTTATTGAGAACGTCACGAGAAATAAAGACGGTAGATTTGTGGTGAGGTTACCATTCAAGGACAATTATCGGCAGTTAGGTAACTCATATGCATCAGCATTACGAAGATTCTTATCATTAGAAAAACGATTACGCAATAATACCGAGCTATAtacgaaatataaaatgtttatgctaGAATATGAAAACCTTAAACACATGGAGTGCGTATGCGACGCAGGCGGTGATAAACAGGTAATCGATGAAAATAATTGCTTTATCTACCACACTCGTATGTGATAAATGACCGCAGTAGAACAACAAAGCTTCGTGTTGTTTTCGACGGGTCAGCAAAAACAAGTACCGGCATATCATTAAATGATACATTAATGAATGGTCCGAAAATACAGCCTGCTTTGTTAGAAATCGTCATTCGGTTTAGAACACATAGATATGCGTTCTCGGTCgatataacaaaaatgtatcgACAGGTATTAATACACAAAGAAGATCGCGATTATCAACGCATATTGTGGAGATCTGATCaaaatgatgaaataaaaatgtataagttgtGTACTGTAACATACGGTTTAGCACCTGCAGGATTTTTGGCAGTAAGTTGTGTTAACCGCGTTGCTGAGGACGCCGTCAAcgtaaaattaaaagaaattataaaaaacgattTCTGTGTAGACGATTGTCTTACCGGAGCCGATACGTTAACGGAAGCAATACAATTACGTAGTGAACTGATTTCAACTATGCATAAGGCAGGATTTGAATTATCTAAATGGACAGCAAATCATAAAAACCTAATCCCGGACACAAATGAAAACGAAGCATCGTCAGTATCAATGGATAAGGAAAGTGTGAAGACCTTGGGTTTGTATTGGGAACCAAACAGTGATCATTACACTTACGTTGTTCAACCACCGAAAATAAACATTGAGGTAACCAAAAGAGATGTTATTGCTGGACTAGCAACATTATTCGACCCATTAGGTCTAGTAGGTCCAGTAATATTAGTGGGCAAAAAATTACTACAAGATTTATGGCGTGAGAAAATTGAATGGGATAGTCAAATTCCACCACACATGCAATCGGTGTGGAACGGGTATATCGATTgtttaaatgaattaaatacttttaatatacCACGTTGGCTTGGATCCAATAATGATAAACAAATTGAGATACACGGGTTCGCAGATGCGTCCATGAAGGCGTATGGCGCCTGTATATACATGCGTACGTCAGATAAGGACGGTAATATTACATGTCAATTAGTGTGTGCCAAATCTCGTATTACGCCAATAAAGGTAATTTCTATTCCTAGATTAGAGCTATGCGCGGCGCTACTTTTATCACGTCTAATGTCCACAGTTATACCAGCACTTAATATAAGTGTGTCAAAAAGATATTTTTGGACAGATTCCACTGTCACCTTAGCTTGGTTAGCTGCAGATTCAGGCAGGTGGAAAACATTCGTTGCGAATCGTGTCAGTGAAATCCAAACATTAACTAATAGTTTGGAGTGGGGACATGTGAAATCGAACGACAATCCAGCTGATGTATTGTCACGAGGGTGTACGC encodes:
- the LOC132945541 gene encoding uncharacterized protein LOC132945541, with protein sequence MASDNNELAAFVLRRGQIKGQLTRFQTFLDDPKSNVTTQLRLRAEKIREAWSEFDAIQNNIEILDVSNEQVQYRSTSEDLYYDLLSKVDDRLEGNNALAQGRQLIQADQSEKTSHKFSFVKLQPIEIPTFTGKFDDWVTFHDIYCAMIHTNNCLSDIQKFYYLRNALEGEATLLIKNLETSSSNYEKAWKIITTRYNNTRMLIQTHTKRIFDLEPINKESAIKLKQLTDSINGHMQALKALNHDLYNWGALLLHVIYTELDTNTIKQWEMETSREELPSVEMLVEFLGKRNQMLESVENARLLTGKQNESNYSLSKISKVGTSKKGASTFLSTYKMKCYMCQQPHPIYKCTIFLALDIASRIKKVDELKLCKNCLKKTDHHVNLCPSRKCIKCQQLHNSLLHKETNSVDENVNILSNNASVSAHTAKVNIDSEVLLATAIIKISSPAGRHSHGRVLLDSGSQSNFITNNLVNKLGLQRKKVNIPICGISETNNTIKYKVTAVINSLNNSYSTIIDLLVLSKITGPLPRTSIRSVNVPSDMYMADPSFNYPGNIDILIGGDTYWDIMCADKIKINDGPYLQKTLFGWVAVGKTTNNLSMTRPNTCLLATRNQYKILEGKIEAFWKMEEVSLKRNFTDEENTCSKHFIENVTRNKDGRFVVRLPFKDNYRQLGNSYASALRRFLSLEKRLRNNTELYTKYKMFMLEYENLKHMECVCDAGGDKQVIDENNCFIYHTRM